One genomic window of Halovivax cerinus includes the following:
- the queF gene encoding preQ(1) synthase: MCAESLTDDRREDVLDGFEAPESDANQVYTFNSSELTALCPFDFGGPDYYEFTLRYIPDKMCVESKSLKQYLESFRDVEITGEEIGAEMYDAFDQLLDPKSIYLRLEQARRGGIEETVEYGDRSLSPN, translated from the coding sequence ATGTGTGCAGAATCCTTGACGGATGATCGACGTGAAGACGTTTTGGATGGGTTTGAGGCACCCGAATCAGATGCAAATCAGGTGTATACATTTAATTCATCGGAGTTGACTGCTCTTTGTCCCTTTGATTTTGGCGGTCCGGATTACTACGAATTCACCCTTCGGTACATTCCAGATAAAATGTGTGTTGAGAGCAAGAGCCTAAAACAGTATCTTGAGTCTTTCCGAGATGTGGAGATTACGGGTGAAGAAATTGGGGCGGAGATGTACGATGCATTTGACCAACTGTTGGATCCGAAATCCATATACCTCCGTCTTGAACAGGCCCGTCGTGGCGGTATCGAAGAAACTGTCGAGTACGGCGATCGGTCATTATCACCGAATTAG
- the queF gene encoding preQ(1) synthase produces MNDEIDPTHLSAISNEYPKRNTRIEVVAPEFTCLCPEKPSQPDFGTIIIEYVPDEVIVELKSLKLYLGSYRNVEIYHEPAVNQILTDLVEVSSPRWMRVTGQFNTRGGITTDVTVDYGELTDDIPESRQSRADDLSRIPSER; encoded by the coding sequence ATGAACGACGAAATTGACCCAACCCATTTGAGCGCAATCTCGAATGAGTATCCTAAACGGAACACACGTATTGAGGTTGTCGCACCAGAATTCACGTGTCTCTGCCCTGAGAAGCCATCACAACCAGACTTTGGTACAATCATCATCGAATATGTGCCCGATGAAGTCATCGTAGAACTCAAATCGCTCAAGCTTTACCTCGGATCGTATCGAAACGTCGAAATCTACCACGAACCAGCTGTCAACCAAATTCTCACGGATCTGGTGGAAGTGTCCAGCCCACGGTGGATGCGAGTCACTGGCCAGTTCAACACGCGTGGCGGCATCACCACCGACGTCACAGTTGACTACGGTGAACTAACGGATGACATTCCTGAGAGTCGCCAAAGCAGAGCAGACGATCTATCACGGATTCCATCTGAACGATGA
- a CDS encoding DUF262 domain-containing protein — MASQFDAEPADICDLFEGRKTLYKIPEYQRPYSWEKRHIDQLWDDLYEAWNAENNGDDSYFLGTVILVDNGEKRLDVLDGQQRITTLVIFYAVLRDFYSEELASQMGTIERRLEDSSGDDSTYRLRTGEKHQDEFETTILSGVDLSEDNNYTDAAKYTKNALKDKFEDPEELRDFYDFVELEVEIIQIETSDLSYAIRLFQTANTRGKDLTVSDLTKSYLLSLTSNDEQRKTVTESWKKLSSKFDDNYSRLDNLLSSYRLYLQETRAESSIYEELKEEFDSTLQGETSVVELARDIDRYAEEFLSVENDQSREMFMLSNLKHTQYWKTLLTTAKKQGFEDYEGLVDALVAMYYSYWVGGHTSAKIKNPSYDLLSLIKDGGSLNEVWEYIEEDRSSKNIAQKVRNNLGSDVYEASWHRPLLLAIEYRFTPDMKTSEIEPGQELHREHILPKKFTTAMENEQYWRENFSAEEAAKLRHSLGNLIPLEQEVHETVQQKSFPTKAAHYMGSDSTLASVAEDREATNFDLTRRVVEEYDDWTPENIIDYRDYLVKKSASLLKLEEDQLLQVEEAAE, encoded by the coding sequence ATGGCTAGCCAATTCGACGCAGAACCGGCGGATATCTGTGATCTTTTCGAGGGCAGGAAGACCCTGTACAAGATTCCGGAGTACCAGCGACCGTACAGCTGGGAGAAAAGACATATCGATCAGCTCTGGGATGACCTTTACGAGGCCTGGAACGCAGAGAATAACGGTGATGACTCGTATTTCTTGGGGACAGTAATTCTGGTAGACAACGGTGAGAAGAGACTGGATGTCCTGGACGGTCAGCAGCGGATCACTACATTGGTGATCTTCTATGCTGTCCTCCGTGACTTCTATAGTGAAGAACTGGCGTCTCAAATGGGTACGATAGAACGCCGGTTGGAGGACTCTTCAGGTGATGACTCTACGTACAGGTTACGGACAGGTGAGAAGCATCAGGACGAGTTTGAGACCACTATCCTATCTGGTGTCGACCTGAGTGAGGACAACAACTACACGGACGCGGCGAAGTACACCAAGAACGCCTTGAAGGACAAGTTCGAGGATCCAGAGGAACTGAGGGACTTCTACGACTTTGTTGAACTGGAGGTTGAGATCATACAGATTGAGACATCGGATCTTTCGTATGCTATCCGGTTATTCCAGACGGCGAATACGCGAGGGAAGGATCTCACTGTATCCGACCTGACCAAGAGCTACCTTCTCAGTCTCACCTCGAACGATGAACAGCGAAAGACGGTGACGGAGTCCTGGAAAAAGCTCTCCAGCAAGTTCGACGATAACTACAGTCGGTTGGACAACCTCCTATCCAGCTACCGTCTCTATCTTCAGGAAACACGGGCAGAATCATCCATCTACGAGGAGTTGAAAGAGGAGTTCGATTCAACGCTGCAAGGGGAGACATCTGTCGTGGAACTGGCCAGGGACATCGATAGGTACGCGGAGGAGTTCCTGAGTGTGGAAAATGACCAGTCGCGGGAGATGTTCATGCTCTCAAATCTGAAGCACACTCAGTACTGGAAAACCTTGCTCACCACAGCAAAGAAGCAAGGGTTCGAGGATTACGAGGGCTTGGTGGATGCCTTGGTCGCTATGTACTACTCCTATTGGGTCGGAGGTCATACCAGCGCAAAAATCAAGAATCCGTCTTACGATCTCTTGAGCCTGATTAAGGATGGTGGAAGTCTCAATGAGGTCTGGGAGTACATCGAGGAGGACCGCAGCAGCAAAAACATTGCTCAGAAGGTGCGGAACAATCTGGGCTCCGACGTTTACGAAGCTAGCTGGCATCGACCACTTCTCCTCGCCATCGAGTACCGGTTCACTCCAGATATGAAGACCAGTGAGATTGAGCCTGGCCAGGAACTGCACCGTGAGCACATTCTACCTAAGAAATTCACTACTGCGATGGAGAACGAGCAGTATTGGCGGGAAAACTTCTCTGCTGAAGAGGCTGCTAAGTTGAGACACAGCCTAGGTAATTTGATACCCTTGGAGCAGGAGGTCCACGAAACGGTTCAGCAAAAGTCATTCCCAACGAAGGCGGCTCACTACATGGGGAGTGACAGTACCTTAGCATCGGTAGCTGAAGACCGCGAGGCAACGAACTTTGATTTAACTCGTCGTGTCGTTGAGGAGTATGATGATTGGACACCCGAGAATATTATAGACTACAGGGATTATCTGGTGAAGAAGTCTGCGAGCCTTCTAAAGTTGGAAGAGGATCAGCTGCTGCAGGTAGAGGAAGCAGCAGAGTAG